From Etheostoma cragini isolate CJK2018 chromosome 1, CSU_Ecrag_1.0, whole genome shotgun sequence, a single genomic window includes:
- the stard5 gene encoding stAR-related lipid transfer protein 5 isoform X1 gives MDYEHKAKAVGDCLLSYKTDESGWKVCKKSNDVVVSWRPSSEFPGNVYKGEGIVSGSPEKVWECLKPVPSGLRVKWDNNVKRFELLEQITEDISICRTVTPSAAMGIIAPRDFVDVILVKQYEDGTISSNATNVSHSGCPPQSGYVRGFNHPCGCVCVPIAGEPNKTQVFSFFQTDLGGFLPRSVVDSFFPSSMAEFYNNLSKAVKSLKGL, from the exons ATGGATTATGAGCATAAAGCGAAGGCAGTGGGTGACTGCTTGCTAAGCTACAAGACGGATGAGTCCGGGTGGAAAGTATGCAAGAAATCG AATGACGTGGTTGTGTCTTGGCGTCCCTCGTCCGAGTTCCCTGGGAATGT TTATAAGGGCGAGGGGATTGTCAGCGGCAGCCCGGAGAAAGTGTGGGAGTGTCTGAAACCCGTACCCAGTGGGCTCAGAGTCAAGTGGGACAACAATGTCAAAAGGTTCGAGCTTTTGGAACAAATCACGGAG GACATCTCTATCTGCCGAACAGTCACACCCTCAGCAGCTATGGGCATCATAGCTCCACGAGACTTTGTAGATGTCATTTTAGTCAAGCAATACGAGGATGGCACAATTTCATCAAATG cCACCAATGTGAGTCACTCGGGCTGTCCTCCCCAGTCTGGCTACGTGAGAGGGTTTAACCATCCATGTGGTTGCGTCTGTGTTCCCATCGCAGG AGAGCCCAACAAAACCCAGGTGTTCAGCTTCTTCCAGACAGACCTGGGTGGCTTTCTCCCCCGCTCCGTGGTCGACTCGTTCTTCCCATCCAGCATGGCGGAGTTCTACAACAACCTGAGCAAGGCTGTCAAGTCCCTAAAGGGCCTTTGA
- the stard5 gene encoding stAR-related lipid transfer protein 5 isoform X2 — MSPGGKYARNRYKGEGIVSGSPEKVWECLKPVPSGLRVKWDNNVKRFELLEQITEDISICRTVTPSAAMGIIAPRDFVDVILVKQYEDGTISSNATNVSHSGCPPQSGYVRGFNHPCGCVCVPIAGEPNKTQVFSFFQTDLGGFLPRSVVDSFFPSSMAEFYNNLSKAVKSLKGL, encoded by the exons ATGAGTCCGGGTGGAAAGTATGCAAGAAATCG TTATAAGGGCGAGGGGATTGTCAGCGGCAGCCCGGAGAAAGTGTGGGAGTGTCTGAAACCCGTACCCAGTGGGCTCAGAGTCAAGTGGGACAACAATGTCAAAAGGTTCGAGCTTTTGGAACAAATCACGGAG GACATCTCTATCTGCCGAACAGTCACACCCTCAGCAGCTATGGGCATCATAGCTCCACGAGACTTTGTAGATGTCATTTTAGTCAAGCAATACGAGGATGGCACAATTTCATCAAATG cCACCAATGTGAGTCACTCGGGCTGTCCTCCCCAGTCTGGCTACGTGAGAGGGTTTAACCATCCATGTGGTTGCGTCTGTGTTCCCATCGCAGG AGAGCCCAACAAAACCCAGGTGTTCAGCTTCTTCCAGACAGACCTGGGTGGCTTTCTCCCCCGCTCCGTGGTCGACTCGTTCTTCCCATCCAGCATGGCGGAGTTCTACAACAACCTGAGCAAGGCTGTCAAGTCCCTAAAGGGCCTTTGA